In Cyclopterus lumpus isolate fCycLum1 chromosome 17, fCycLum1.pri, whole genome shotgun sequence, a genomic segment contains:
- the LOC117746122 gene encoding ubiquitin-conjugating enzyme E2 R1-like, with amino-acid sequence MAQHSHSHVASSQKALMLEMKSLQEEPVEGFKITLVDEADMYNWEVAIFGPPNTHYEGGYFKARIKFPIDYPYSPPAFRFLTKMWHPNIYENGDVCISILHPPVDDPQSGELPSERWNPTQNVRTILLSVISLLNEPNTFSPANVDSSVMYRKWRDSKGKDREYVEIIRKQVVATKAEAERDGVKVPTTLAEYCIRTRAPATDEGSDLFYDYYYDDDDVEGEDGDCCYDEDDSGNEES; translated from the exons ATGGCGCAACACAGCCACTCTCATGTAGCCAGTTCTCAGAAAGCACTCATGTTGGAAATGAAGAGCCTCCAGGAGGAGCCTGTCGAGGGATTCAAAATTACACTGGTGGACGAGGCTGACATGTACAACTGGGAGGTGGCCATTTTCGGGCCCCCAAACACTCATTATGAAGGGGGGTATTTTAAG GCTCGGATCAAGTTCCCTATAGACTACCCTTACTCCCCACCTGCCTTCCGGTTCCTCACCAAGATGTGGCACCCCAACATCTATGAG AATGGAGATGTGTGCATCTCTATATTGCACCCTCCAGTGGACGACCCGCAGAGTGGAGAGCTGCCTTCAGAGAGGTGGAATCCCACCCAGAATGTCCG GACGATTTTGCTGAGCGTGATCTCGTTGCTGAATGAACCCAACACCTTCTCCCCGGCCAACGTGGACTCCTCCGTCATGTACCGCAAATGGAGGGACAGCAAGGGCAAGGACCGCGAGTACGTCGAGATCATCAG GAAACAGGTCGTGGCCACCAAGGCCGAAGCTGAGCGCGACGGCGTGAAGGTGCCTACCACGCTGGCCGAGTACTGCATCCGCACGCGCGCCCCGGCCACCGACGAAGGCTCCGACCTCTTCTATGACTATTACTATGACGACGACGATGTGGAGGGCGAGGACGGCGACTGCTGCTACGATGAAGACGACTCGGGCAACGAGGAGTCGTGA